In Papaver somniferum cultivar HN1 chromosome 1, ASM357369v1, whole genome shotgun sequence, a genomic segment contains:
- the LOC113356806 gene encoding L-type lectin-domain containing receptor kinase IX.1-like, whose protein sequence is MLVLPKPTNSISFNFPNFANNDPRINFQGDSIRNGSFIEVTRNNAGLYKISSVGRAIYSEAIQLWDATTGRMTDFETHFSFIIDAHNATMAGDGMAFFLAPFGSILPPYSWGGSLALLTSNVSQKNLATNQIVAVEFDTYKNTWDASSDHIGINVNSVVSVATEPLAHRSIRDGRKANAWVTYNSATTNLSVLLSYDEKPIFIGSWESSSLYHVVDLSKVLPEQVTVGFSAATGVWFEDHKILSWKFNSTLELIHKRRDNKTGEGQPDINGEGNKTGLAVGLGVGFGVFGFGIGFVLFIWWKNRHNSRKFPDDAGNNAEFSMNDIFEKTTGPKRFSYRELVNATNNFDEGGKLGEGGFGGVYKGFLSDISLNIAVKKISSESKQGKREYQAEVQIISQLRHRNLVQLRGWCHEKKELLLVYEFMPYRSLDKHLFRRETVLTWDVRYKIALGLASALSYLHEAGEQCVVHRDIKSSNVMLDTYFNAKLGDFGLARLVDHGKRSETTKVAGTRGYLAPECYTTGKFSKESDIYSFGIVALEIACGRKPVETDKVDLVEWVRGLYRSGKIIEAADEILKLEFNELEMEHLLVVGLWCSHPDSELRPSATQVINVLKFESPLPKLPLELPTFAYQVPAAPSVPNLSSSAGLNNSSLTGR, encoded by the coding sequence ATGTTAGTTCTTCCTAAACCTACAAATTCGATCTCCTTTAACTTCCCAAATTTCGCAAACAATGATCCACGAATAAATTTCCAAGGAGATTCAATCAGGAATGGTAGCTTCATTGAAGTTACCAGGAACAACGCTGGCCTTTACAAAATTAGTAGTGTAGGCCGTGCCATTTACTCAGAAGCTATACAACTTTGGGATGCAACCACTGGAAGGATGACAGATTTTGAGACACACTTCTCATTCATCATCGATGCACATAATGCGACTATGGCTGGTGATGGTATGGCTTTTTTTCTTGCACCTTTCGGGTCTATACTTCCTCCATATTCTTGGGGTGGCTCTCTTGCCTTGTTGACTTCGAACGTATCGCAAAAGAATTTGGCTACCAATCAAATTGTTGCGGTTGAGTTTGACACTTATAAAAACACATGGGATGCAAGTTCAGATCATATAGGTATCAACGTTAACTCGGTAGTATCTGTGGCTACTGAGCCATTGGCACATCGTAGTATAAGGGACGGAAGAAAAGCTAATGCTTGGGTAACTTATAATTCTGCTACAACTAACTTGAGTGTTCTTCTAAGTTATGATGAAAAACCCATTTTCATTGGGAGTTGGGAGAGTTCTAGTTtgtatcatgttgttgatctAAGCAAAGTTCTACCAGAGCAGGTTACAGTTGGATTTTCAGCCGCCACCGGCGTGTGGTTTGAAGATCATAAAATCCTTTCTTGGAAATTTAATTCCACTTTAGAACTTATCCATAAAAGAAGAGACAATAAAACTGGTGAAGGACAACCTGATATTAATGGAGAAGGTAATAAAACTGGATTGGCGGTTGGTCTTGGTGTTGGCTTTGGTGTTTTCGGATTTGGGAttggttttgttttgtttatctGGTGGAAGAACAGGCACAACTCAAGGAAATTTCCGGATGATGCAGGAAATAATGCCGAATTTTCTATGAACGATATATTTGAGAAAACAACAGGACCGAAGAGGTTCTCGTATAGGGAACTGGTTAACGCAACGAATAACTTCGATGAAGGAGGAAAACTTGGAGAGGGAGGATTTGGAGGAGTTTACAAAGGTTTCTTGAGCGACATAAGCTTGAATATTGCCGTCAAGAaaatctcgagtgaatcaaaacaaggtaAAAGGGAATACCAAGCGGAAGTACAGATCATTAGCCAGTTACGACATAGAAATCTGGTTCAGCTAAGAGGCTGGTGCCATGAAAAAAAAGAGTTACTTCTTGTATACGAGTTCATGCCTTACAGGAGCCTCGATAAGCATTTATTTCGAAGAGAAACTGTTCTCACTTGGGATGTCAGGTACAAAATTGCTCTTGGTTTAGCTTCTGCATTGTCATATCTACACGAAGCAGGGGAACAATGTGTAGTTCATAGAGATATCAAATCAAGTAACGTAATGTTGGATACATACTTTAACGCCAAACTTGGCGATTTCGGTTTAGCTCGGCTTGTTGATCATGGGAAAAGATCAGAAACAACCAAGGTAGCAGGAACAAGGGGTTACTTAGCACCAGAATGTTATACCACAGGTAAATTTAGTAAGGAATCAGACATTTACAGTTTCGGAATCGTAGCACTTGAGATTGCTTGTGGGAGGAAACCAGTGGAAACAGATAAGGTGGATCTAGTAGAGTGGGTTCGGGGTCTTTACCGAAGTGGAAAGATTATTGAAGCTGCCGATGAGATATTAAAATTGGAGTTCAATGAGTTAGAAATGGAACACTTATTGGTTGTAGGATTATGGTGTTCTCATCCTGATTCTGAATTAAGACCTTCAGCTACTCAAGTGATTAATGTTCTTAAATTTGAATCTCCATTGCCTAAACTTCCACTCGAGTTACCGACTTTCGCATATCAAGTTCCAGCAGCACCATCTGTGCCTAATCTTTCGTCATCAGCTGGTCTTAACAATAGTTCACTCACGGGGAGATAG